ACATTCATATCTCAGTTACACAGTGCTATGTTCTTGTACGTCAATATCTTTGATCCTAGTCCTGTGCGTTCATCCAAATTTATGTACCCCACTGCAGTAGTTGGTATGGTAATTATCTTTCCATGCAAAATTCACTTTACTCCTTTAGTGTTAAAACCATTCTATGAGAACGACCACAACCCGTTTCTTGATTTTCATGCTTTCTAAGAGAAGAAAAAgcaatttattagtttattttttgtgtATTTTGTCTCTTAAAGAACAAATGACAGAGACAAAAACTTTGATGCTTTCACTTTTATTTCCCCTTCTTGGGgtgtttttgctttattttcCTTAACATATTAATTTGAATTTGTTTATATGCTCTTCTTCGTTGATATCGTCCTCATTATCATCATTGTACGTCATCCATCTCAAGGTCGTTTGCGGCAACAACCTCACCTATGAACCACTAGACACATggaagatgatttttttatttaatgggTTGATCTATGTGATAAACAGTGCACATACTCAGATCCTGAAACTAAAGTAACATGCAAAGAGAACTAAAGATAACATACAAAGGTACAAACCGGATATCATAGTCGTGCTCCATTTGCCCTTGGTAAAACTGCTCTTGGGTAAGGCCATACCATGTCTACATCAGGATCCTACTCGTCATCGggaacttgaggtggtctgaaATAATTGAAGAAACTCCCCAGTCTTAGTGATGGGATTTGTGAGTTTGTGATTTTGGATCCCTTCTTTGGCTTATTTTTAGGATCTTCTGATCCAAACATTCTATAGAACACCACTCAATCTCCGTCCTGTACAATAGTTAAGGATcagaaaaaacatttttcttaagGAAAAAAATGGCAAATacatgagaaaagaaaaagatcacCCAATGGCCTTTTCGAGGATTGAATCATCTTCTTCAATCATGTGATTTGTCTTATTCACCACAGTGTTTTTCAAGTAAGGGTTCTGAGCATAGAAAAAGTGAAGCTTCAACTCTTTTGAAGGAACTTGATGTTTTACCTAAGTGTCAaaggaataaataaaataaaatgtattttgaaggAATATATCTAAGATTCAACGCATATGTATTAAGATTATATACCCATGTTGCATTTGGagaggtgggggggggggggggggggggggggggtaaatACATTGCCCTTGAAAGCACTTGAACAGTCTCGCCTTAGCAATCCATCTCCAAAAACGTTGCTGGAAGTATTGGAGTTATAGTGGGGTTAGGTTGGAAGTTAAGAGAAAAGCTCTTTGTATCTTACCTCATCAATTTCGGTAACTCATTCCCTTCAAAGACAATGAAATATATGTTTAGCAACCAAGCATGGATCACTGGGCATGCAGTACCAAAATATATAAGGTGTAAGTCGAAGCAAAAATTAGACCACACGTTTTCCCAAACTTGTCAGAAACAACAGACCCAAGCTAAACTTTTACATGAAGATGTAAATATAGATGTTGAACACTTCAAATACCTTGTGAAATCTTCCTCGTCTTCTACAAATCATTTCTTCTTACCGTTAGGTTCTCTCCATGATTTCCCATCCAAACTTTCTCGAATGCAAGGTCGCAAGTTCTTCAAGAAGCTATCGTATATATTCTTGAAATGGAAAGTTTTAGAATCAGATATAATAAGCCAGTCATGCTTAAAAGAGACTGGAGGCCAAACAAAAGATTCTGTAATAAAAATCGAAGAGTCATATGGACCAAGCTACTACTTCacaaaaaaacaacattaaaggtTACCTTGGCGATTCTCCGCTCAATATGTGAGCTGCGTTTGTTGCTCTCCGCTCATTAGACATATATGAGCAATTGCTTTCTTCATATGACCAATCTACGTAGAAGTTAAATTCCATATAAAATGAGGTGAAGTTGGAGTACACTATCAACtaataaaatatctgaaattgTATTTATGAGTGAAGAAGAGTAGGAACAATCTACAAACTACACAAGCTAAGGAGTAAAACATTTGGAATGAAGAAACTAACCTTTATCCAGCAGTTTCAATATCTCCTCAAAAGTTTTTTCTTGCTTTGGTGAGAGTTCTCCTATATACGTTTGCTACACGATTTCTTCAACATCCTTCTTCATGTTTAGACAATTGAAGAGAAGACTAAATCAGAATTCAGAAAGATTGATTTGATGATTAAGTTTGTAACACTAACAGATACAACAACAATTATTACCTCTCCTTCCTCAATAGCATCTTCCTCCATGTCCCATGAAATACCATCAGCCGTGGATGCTTGCTGTCTTGCTCGGTGAAGTGGCTTGTTGTTCCGACAGCTACTGTCTCAACTTAGCTACTGTTATTAACTGCAAGTGTTGATAGTAAAATCCAACATCAGAGGCACATCAACAAAAAGTAAcgaataaaaaaagtttttaaaagttagtgattaacaaaataaattccAACACTTAGCCTCTACAATATCAGTGTGACTTATACCTGTATGAAATGCCAGAGCATATCTATTTTGCTTAATTATTCCTCTGCACCGGTCGGTGTTTCATTTACCATTCGTTGTGATAAGATGCTGCATGTTCAGATCGTGTGATGGATAAGGGAAATGAATGAATTACTAATCAAATAGATGAATGGAGTTattgagaaaacaaaaaaaaacattttagtggTTTTGATATTTCTTTACATAGATCTCACTTGGAGGTGGAAATAGCCTTCTTAGTATCCATGGAAGAGGTGGAACCGGTGTTGCTTAAATCAACCGTGCAACTGATTTCGCGGGAGCCTTCATCAGGGATTTGAACGGTGCTTTGGTGGTGGATTTCTCTGGTAATTTTGGGTTGGTAATCGCCTTCTTGATGCATTAGATTAAGTCTGGGATCGGTGGGACTATATATACATGGAGATTGGGGGAGATGAATGGTTTTTTTGTTCGTAAATGTAACTAATGGAGGAATACGTTATGCTGGCGAATCGGGTTTTAGGATTGCGTTGATTTTTTAGACGGCAAAGGATACGAACAGAGACGTCCACAACAGCGACTTGACTAAAAATTCTTCTTCTGATTGGTTAATTTAATTTGCTGAGGTGGACATCTTCTGGGCTCACGATATcgcccttttagtattgtaagattTTCATGTTGAAAGTGGAGATgatatatcattaaaatttcTCTTAACAAATGAACAATGAAAAGAAGATAACCGAAAAATGTTAATTTACATCTCTTTGTAATATAGAGATACGGTTAATTTAGTTCTCTTTGTAATATAAAGATTAAACACACATAAAAGCAGTGTTTTTACCCGATCTggacccgcggttgaaccggtaaacccgacccaaaaaaaatccgatttgggtttttcacaaaacccaatatttagaaacccgcaaaaacccaCTAAATTCTGAAACCTGATACCGGTTTAACCAATTAACaacttttactatttttttagtttttagatgatgctttatattctaagtttccaattaaaaagttaagtgctgacaaaaaaaaagttaggttttttccttttcagttttatatttgtgatttttagattttgatgaagatttcactatgccaccaggagaaaatgaagtgaacgatggtagagagaactaaaattagttgatgtgatttggtgttagtttatttctgTTATTGACAATTTACTACAGCGATCTTTTACTCTTGGCTTATTTTGAATTtgatgtttaatttattattcacattaggcatttaaatatttatgaattttatatttgatttttttttaaatgtcataactcttactttgttataaaataatttaaatagtctaaactatttttttgatattttgtatgtcaaataaaaataaaaatataaaaactaaagttaagtattttctaaatactttttaaacataaaatatatacatatccaaactattattttatgttttaaaaaatatttagaaaatattaaactttagtttttatatatttattttcataactaatatattattatatagtaaaattaattcatttattaaccCGCGGTCGATCCAGTGATCCAGCGATCCGGTAAATAGTTCGGTTCAGTGTTCCGGTCGGATTTAAAAACATTGCATGaaactataaatatgtattttagaCTCAGTGAGAGGATTGACTTGAGTAAAATAATTAAGAAGACCCAACGAGAGGGAGACCTTGGTATTGGCACTGACATATAAGTTCAAACATTGAAAACTGACAATATCTTCATACATATCCCATCACAACACCACCAAGTCACTAGCCTCTGTCTTTCTAAACTTATCCTCTTCAATTTATCTTATTATATCCTATGACGCTTTTATCTCATTTCTATCACTAGCCTAATGTGAATTAAGGCTCCTGGTtgttgtaatcttttttttgtgcTCAGCAAATTTGTTAAACTCTTTTTGGCCTCAAAACCATATCTGTTACATTTAAGTTTAGTGCATCaaaatagttcaaaaaaaaaaattcttattataACACTATTAAATTAATCTTCATATCTTTGGAGCTTTATctgtaactttattttttcctcCGTTTTAACTTTGACCGTCTCATTCTATATTGGAAATTACTTCAAAGATAGATTGTACTAATCAAacattatttatcgttgttaaCAAAAAACAGTGGGAAACAAAGCCAATCAAGTAGCGACACCATCGTGGTCCAGCCCAAGGAACATAGCACGTGAACCTACAGCTTAGCCTCAGATGTCTCCAcgttcttccttttctttttttcctttttccacCCCACATTTTCAGATTTGACCCCTTTGACCTAATTCCTCCaaaaggttttgattgaaaCAAAAAAGGTTCACCAATATCCTTTTTCTCTGTAATTTTCGCCATTAATACTATTCGTTATGTGTttgtaaactattttttttgggCAACATGTGTTGTAAATTGTATATGagatatataaatgtattaCCATCTAGATTCTATATGACATCATCTACACCTCCAAGCCCTAAGGAAGTAACATTCTACCATTCTTActtgtttttctttgttgtcAAAATCATTATAGTTATTacttgattgttttattttttatgaataatgaaataattttgtatGTGAGTTTAAGGAATGTGAAATTGCTTTCAGTCActtcatataaatattaaaactatggGTGCTTTCTGTCAATAGAACcaagtatatattaatatcttgTATTATATGGATTTTTGGCACACATCAAAATTGTATCCATCCATGtgacacaaaaaaaagaatcttttCGATTACCCCAACTTTGGCAAGAAACTGATGAAAAAATATTCGAAACAAAATATCAATTAGTACACAATGCTTAATTAGACACTCGACAAAACATTGAATTAATAAACAACAAATCAGCTAAGTTCTTTTTACATATCATTCCCAATTCCCCTCCCAatccataagaaaaaaaatcagatacaTCAAAGCAAATTCATCACAACTTAAAAACTGTGATtggattaaataaaaatgtcttcttctttgatGAAGTAACTTCTTGACACAAAGAGGTTTTAGTCAAGAATTATTTCACCATAAAGATATAAGATCTTAATGAATGAACCAGCTTTAGGCATTGAGGAGCTGCTCTTTCTCAACGGACGGTTTGATATCGGCTGGAGATTGGTCGGAGACATTATTCTCCATTTTCTTGAGGCTCTGTTGATGATATACTTGTCGAAGTCTCTCTATTTCTCTCTTCAATGCTTCTTGGTGAGctgaaattattaaatttacaaTCATTGTTACGATTATCAATAAACCTACATGTTTAATGAGTACTCACATGTTTTTGTTAACTTGTGTCATATGGGCACACATGGACAGTTGTTCTAGCTTATTAATCAGGCTATTATTTATCAACCATGTGATCTTGATCTTGGTAGCTAAACccatattatataagtaataattaGTAAGGATCGTATACAAACCCGCGCGCAGAATTAAGAAATGAAACAACGTCTACTAAAGTTATTCATGATGTgaacatatatgatatatatatcaagtaattttgtaaattatgaAACATGCATTGCCGCAAGTACTTCTTTGTATAGTCGTATTGCTGAAGAATAATGATTTGATCGAGCCTATATATTGTCAGTGATAATTAAATACATGGAGTGAAAATAATGGCAAAAATAGTAGTAAGATACACAGATATTCTGTAATGTGATTATTTCCCTGACATTTTCTCtatattaactttttattttgtttgttaaaatcatgtaattatagaAAATTGGAagttaaaatagtaaaattaccgtctttgaaaattttgtcTTGTGCTAAAGCGGCGATACGTTGCTTGATAGCGCTATTGTCAACGTTGAGAAGCAGTCGCTGGTGATCCAAAAACGCAACTCGTGGCGATAACACTGAAACTTCCGTCTTCATTCCACAAATTTTAATTCGAAGTTAATtagtattatattttcttttattctattattatacattaacaAATGTAATGGTGGTGTAAATATTTACCTGCAATGAAGTAACGCTCCGTTCAAGCTCTGATATGTATTGCAGTTTCCTCACCCTTGATCTCTGTGCTGATTGCCTATTTGCTAAAATTCTGTAGAAAATTTCAGTAAAGACAAAATAAATCATGTTATCGATGTGACACTATctttattaagaaaatgatatatatacatatatatagatatatataggtTGAACGAGTTAGATATTATAATTCTACGTGCATGCATGACTTTGGTTAAATTTTGTTTCTTGAAATAGTAATTTAACCCGAAAgtgattaacttacctttttaCCCTTTTGGGATCGTGAATCCGATTACCGGAGCTTCCACCGGAGTCTTGATTTAACGACGGGCCATCTTGTGGCTCCGTCTTGCACTGGCTTTGAACCTCGTCTGTTTCGTTATTATCGTTACCGGCGACGTTGCTGGGAATAGGTGTGGTGTCCATGCGATTATGATCGGCCGATAGTGGGTCTTTGTTGTCATCGTCGCTGGACGGCGTGGAGGTATTGGAAGAAGAACGCGTAGGACCCACATTGTTGTTGTGTTGGTTATTGTGGTTTTGGTGTACGTCGTCGTTGAACATGGACATGAACTGCTCATCGTCGAACCTGTCGAAGTGGTGGCTTCCGACGCCTGAGGAAGGAGTTTCTAGGAACGCGATGGAGTCGCTTATTGAACGACGGTGTGTCCCACGACGAGTCGTTGAGAAGTCGAGAAACTCGTCCATCCACGAAGGATTCTGTTGTCCCGCGGTTGCGGCGGCTGTTGCGGCAATGGAAGGTAGTTTTTGGGAGGAAAAGTCAGGCCAATGCGGCGTCGTAGTCGTCATGGTTGGGATCTTTGGAGGGAGTTGTGCCATTATGAGATTTAATGGCACACACACGgaaaataactttttatttatggGATTTCAAGAATGAGAGAGAGGAGGAATGAGAAACGAACAAGAGTAACTAAAATGGCTGTGTATAACAAAGAGTAGTTATACAAAACAGAAGTAAgagatatagagagagaggaggTATGAATGAGAtaagataaattttataatagaaaaaaaactaaaaactaaaattaatttatatatggaCTCGATCTCTCAATGGGGTCACATGGGGAGAGAGTGAGATCAGACAGCTATGAACAGCTGTTTGGTAAAAAGAAAGCTTTGAGGTCTTAAGAAAAAATGGAGAAGCAAGCAGCACGCAGCACGTGCTCTTAGTGAACCCCTCCTCTCTTAATTTATTTGCTTAATTATTTGAAAGTCTTTACATCTATAAAAACGTATAATATAATAATCACCCTTTAGAAACATTCTTAGAACATGTTTATTGTAGGTCTCTTAGAGTGGATCttttagcgtaatataagataaagtctcttaatttttaactaaaaaaactaagagacgtctcttaaataagagatataaggcCATGATTATCGGCGTCCCACTTAGAATATCTTAGCATTAATAGGATTATAATTAAATGGAAAACATGCAATTAAAACTGGGACGGCCTTAGTTAAGAATTTTTCGGTGGCGTCCTAAGGAGACACGTGCCGTGTCGCGAATGACCGAAAAAAAAGGTAGGGCAAAATCGATTTGGGAACGAGAAACATTTTCCTcttctctctcgatctctcctcttctctcccgatctctcgatctctcctcttctctctcgatctctcctcttctctcccGATCTCTCGACATTCGAcggttctctcttctctctcgatctctcctcttctctcccGATCTCTCGAC
This Brassica napus cultivar Da-Ae chromosome C6, Da-Ae, whole genome shotgun sequence DNA region includes the following protein-coding sequences:
- the LOC106353205 gene encoding basic leucine zipper 61 isoform X1; its protein translation is MAQLPPKIPTMTTTTPHWPDFSSQKLPSIAATAAATAGQQNPSWMDEFLDFSTTRRGTHRRSISDSIAFLETPSSGVGSHHFDRFDDEQFMSMFNDDVHQNHNNQHNNNVGPTRSSSNTSTPSSDDDNKDPLSADHNRMDTTPIPSNVAGNDNNETDEVQSQCKTEPQDGPSLNQDSGGSSGNRIHDPKRVKRILANRQSAQRSRVRKLQYISELERSVTSLQTEVSVLSPRVAFLDHQRLLLNVDNSAIKQRIAALAQDKIFKDAHQEALKREIERLRQVYHQQSLKKMENNVSDQSPADIKPSVEKEQLLNA
- the LOC106353205 gene encoding basic leucine zipper 61 isoform X2, with the protein product MAQLPPKIPTMTTTTPHWPDFSSQKLPSIAATAAATAGQQNPSWMDEFLDFSTTRRGTHRRSISDSIAFLETPSSGVGSHHFDRFDDEQFMSMFNDDVHQNHNNQHNNNVGPTRSSSNTSTPSSDDDNKDPLSADHNRMDTTPIPSNVAGNDNNETDEVQSQCKTEPQDGPSLNQDSGGSSGNRIHDPKRVKRILANRQSAQRSRVRKLQYISELERSVTSLQTEVSVLSPRVAFLDHQRLLLNVDNSAIKQRIAALAQDKIFKDATKIKITWLINNSLINKLEQLSMCAHMTQVNKNM